A single genomic interval of Dysidea avara chromosome 6, odDysAvar1.4, whole genome shotgun sequence harbors:
- the LOC136257387 gene encoding probable serine/threonine-protein kinase roco4 isoform X1: MSHTHLLSSREMDEFQGLVLKGVIKLDRKELGRGAYGRVYAIKYCGTICAAKEIHSILVEEVGDVEMRRTVESFMRECRQCSTLRHPNVIQFLGVYYPSVGAGDVQGRMRLPVMVMEMMVDSLTSLVDKHEKIPVHIKFSIVHDVSLGLCYLHNHDPPIIHRDLSPNNILLTAHHVAKISDLGVAKVIKADSRKTMTKAPGTIDFMPPESFMENPEYGPPMDVFSFAGIVLHTFNQKWPHPTELVQYDRKTRKMVALSEVERRQQYLNKMRGEAEVLRPLVEECLDYDPAVRPTIATVCERIQVSKDVYMKEYPQDVITLHQQVEKDNENDQLRSENSQKSLENNQLKAENEQQKRQLAERDVQINQLKFEVDKLNQQLSSTRSVPTQQVASQLNRVTLGGPTTKTSKLKIEAPPLMTALNSGRYHIKWTQLANLPAPMYGAYVTVQDKKVYVAGGSTPVDDAQHQVYVYDTNTDHWDQLPPSGHYLGVPHIIGGRLAIIGGRLSATKMVTNKVSTFDETSQTWTSHYPDLLSVRSRPGVVTHLEHVIVAGGGKYVNNTPVVQDDIEVLNWVVKNSHWQKVSINLPIPMAYFTPIITDDHLLIVDYVDADFKGDIGAYKIPVDGITRSGDQQQTSDTPTKWITMTNATHYNTALVPSSSPPVVVGGQDQSGTTPTSDIKMYDDTSKSWMNIASLSSARTEVAIAAVNNNAIIVIGGCTKGGSMANAMSSSLTTVELGQAQLIH; encoded by the exons ATGAGCCACACCCATCTTTTGTCTTCAAGAGAAATGGATGAGTTTCAAGGTCTGGTTCTAAAGGGAGTTATCAAACTAGATCGAAAGGAACTGGGACGAGGGGCTTATGGGAGAGTTTACGCGATCAAATATTGTGGGACGATATGTGCCGCTAAAGAGATCCACTCCATTCTGGTCGAAGAGGTGGGAGACGTGGAAATGAGACGAACAGTGGAATCGTTTATGAGGGAGTGTCGTCAATGCAGCACATTACGTCATCCAAACGTCATACAGTTCCTAGGTGTTTATTATCCCTCTGTGGGGGCGGGAGATGTACAGGGAAGGATGCGGCTACCAGTAATGGTTATGGAGATGATGGTGGATAGCTTGACCTCCCTGGTGGATAAACATGAGAAGATTCCTGTCcatataaaattttcaattgtccATGACGTCTCCCTTGGCCTGTGCTACCTTCACAATCACGACCCTCCCATCATCCATCGAGACCTCTCCCCCAATAATATCTTATTGACGGCACATCATGTGGCAAAGATCAGTGATCTTGGAGTGGCCAAGGTGATAAAGGCTGATAGTAGAAAGACAATGACTAAAGCTCCAGGAACCATTGACTTTATGCCACCTGAATCATTCATGGAAAATCCAGAGTATGGTCCTCCCATGGATGTGTTTTCCTTTGCTGGAATAGTCCTCCACACTTTTAACCAAAAGTGGCCTCATCCTACTGAGCTGGTGCAGTATGATCGCAAAACTAGAAAGATGGTGGCCTTGTCTGAAGTTGAACGTCGTCAGCAGTACCTGAACAAAATGAGAGGAGAGGCTGAAGTATTGAGGCCACTGGTGGAGGAGTGTCTGGATTATGATCCTGCTGTGAGGCCGACCATAGCAACTGTCTGTGAGAGGATCCAAGTCAGCAAGGATGTTTACATGAAGGAGTACCCACAAGATgttatcactctacaccaacaAGTGGAGAAGGACAATGAGAATGATCAGCTGAGAAGTGAAAACAGTCAGAAGAGTCTTGAGAACAACCAACTGAAGGCAGAAAATGAGCAGCAGAAAAGGCAATTGGCTGAAAGAGATGTACAAATCAACCAGCTGAAATTTGAAGTTGACAAATTGAACCAACAGCTG TCCTCCACAAGGAGTGTACCAACACAACAAGTAGCCAGTCAACTTAACAGAGTAACTTTAGGAGGACCAACAACAAAGACATCAAAATTGAAAATA GAGGCACCTCCATTGATGACAGCACTTAACAGTGGCAGGTACCACATAAAATGGACTCAACTAGCCAATCTTCCTGCTCCAATGTATGGTGCATATGTCACAGTACAAGACAAGAAGGTCTATGTTGCTGGTGGGAGCACTCCAGTTGATGATGCTCAACATcaagtatatgtctatgatACCAACACTGACCATTGGGATCAGTTACCTCCCTCAGGGCACTATTTGGGTGTTCCTCACATCATTGGTGGAAGGTTAGCTATTATTGGTGGACGTCTGTCTGCTACTAAGATGGTGACCAATAAAGTTTCTACATTTGATGAAACTAGTCAAACTTGGACATCTCATTATCCTGATCTTCTCTCGGTTAGGAGCAGACCAGGGGTGGTTACTCACCTGGAGCACGTTATTGTTGCTGGGGGAGGAAAGTATGTTAACAACACACCAGTAGTACAAGATGATATTGAAGTCCTCAACTGGGTCGTGAAGAATTCTCATTGGCAAAAAGTGTCCATTAATCTTCCTATTCCAATGGCTTACTTCACACCAATTATTACTGATGATCATTTACTCATAGTGGATTATGTTGATGCTGACTTCAAAGGTGACATTGGTGCCTACAAGATACCTGTTGATGGTATCACAAGATCAGGTGACCAACAACAAACCAGTGACACACCCACCAAATGGATTACAATGACTAATGCCACTCACTACAATACAGCCCTAGTCCCCAGCTCATCCCCACCAGTGGTAGTTGGTGGACAGGATCAAAGTGGTACAACACCAACATCAGATATTAAGATGTATGATGACACTAGCAAATCATGGATGAACATTGCATCATTATCATCAGCTAGAACTGAAGTAGCAATAGCAGCAGTCAACAACAATGCCATTATAGTCATTGGAGGATGTACTAAAGGAGGAAGTATGGCTAATGCTATGTCATCCAGTCTTACTACAGTGGAACTGGGACAAGCTCAACTAATACACTAA
- the LOC136257387 gene encoding probable serine/threonine-protein kinase roco4 isoform X2 — translation MSHTHLLSSREMDEFQGLVLKGVIKLDRKELGRGAYGRVYAIKYCGTICAAKEIHSILVEEVGDVEMRRTVESFMRECRQCSTLRHPNVIQFLGVYYPSVGAGDVQGRMRLPVMVMEMMVDSLTSLVDKHEKIPVHIKFSIVHDVSLGLCYLHNHDPPIIHRDLSPNNILLTAHHVAKISDLGVAKVIKADSRKTMTKAPGTIDFMPPESFMENPEYGPPMDVFSFAGIVLHTFNQKWPHPTELVQYDRKTRKMVALSEVERRQQYLNKMRGEAEVLRPLVEECLDYDPAVRPTIATVCERIQVSKDVYMKEYPQDVITLHQQVEKDNENDQLRSENSQKSLENNQLKAENEQQKRQLAERDVQINQLKFEVDKLNQQLSSTRSVPTQQVASQLNRVTLGGPTTKTSKLKIEAPPLMTALNSGRYHIKWTQLANLPAPMYGAYVTVQDKKVYVAGGSTPVDDAQHQVYVYDTNTDHWDQLPPSGHYLGVPHIIGGRSRPGVVTHLEHVIVAGGGKYVNNTPVVQDDIEVLNWVVKNSHWQKVSINLPIPMAYFTPIITDDHLLIVDYVDADFKGDIGAYKIPVDGITRSGDQQQTSDTPTKWITMTNATHYNTALVPSSSPPVVVGGQDQSGTTPTSDIKMYDDTSKSWMNIASLSSARTEVAIAAVNNNAIIVIGGCTKGGSMANAMSSSLTTVELGQAQLIH, via the exons ATGAGCCACACCCATCTTTTGTCTTCAAGAGAAATGGATGAGTTTCAAGGTCTGGTTCTAAAGGGAGTTATCAAACTAGATCGAAAGGAACTGGGACGAGGGGCTTATGGGAGAGTTTACGCGATCAAATATTGTGGGACGATATGTGCCGCTAAAGAGATCCACTCCATTCTGGTCGAAGAGGTGGGAGACGTGGAAATGAGACGAACAGTGGAATCGTTTATGAGGGAGTGTCGTCAATGCAGCACATTACGTCATCCAAACGTCATACAGTTCCTAGGTGTTTATTATCCCTCTGTGGGGGCGGGAGATGTACAGGGAAGGATGCGGCTACCAGTAATGGTTATGGAGATGATGGTGGATAGCTTGACCTCCCTGGTGGATAAACATGAGAAGATTCCTGTCcatataaaattttcaattgtccATGACGTCTCCCTTGGCCTGTGCTACCTTCACAATCACGACCCTCCCATCATCCATCGAGACCTCTCCCCCAATAATATCTTATTGACGGCACATCATGTGGCAAAGATCAGTGATCTTGGAGTGGCCAAGGTGATAAAGGCTGATAGTAGAAAGACAATGACTAAAGCTCCAGGAACCATTGACTTTATGCCACCTGAATCATTCATGGAAAATCCAGAGTATGGTCCTCCCATGGATGTGTTTTCCTTTGCTGGAATAGTCCTCCACACTTTTAACCAAAAGTGGCCTCATCCTACTGAGCTGGTGCAGTATGATCGCAAAACTAGAAAGATGGTGGCCTTGTCTGAAGTTGAACGTCGTCAGCAGTACCTGAACAAAATGAGAGGAGAGGCTGAAGTATTGAGGCCACTGGTGGAGGAGTGTCTGGATTATGATCCTGCTGTGAGGCCGACCATAGCAACTGTCTGTGAGAGGATCCAAGTCAGCAAGGATGTTTACATGAAGGAGTACCCACAAGATgttatcactctacaccaacaAGTGGAGAAGGACAATGAGAATGATCAGCTGAGAAGTGAAAACAGTCAGAAGAGTCTTGAGAACAACCAACTGAAGGCAGAAAATGAGCAGCAGAAAAGGCAATTGGCTGAAAGAGATGTACAAATCAACCAGCTGAAATTTGAAGTTGACAAATTGAACCAACAGCTG TCCTCCACAAGGAGTGTACCAACACAACAAGTAGCCAGTCAACTTAACAGAGTAACTTTAGGAGGACCAACAACAAAGACATCAAAATTGAAAATA GAGGCACCTCCATTGATGACAGCACTTAACAGTGGCAGGTACCACATAAAATGGACTCAACTAGCCAATCTTCCTGCTCCAATGTATGGTGCATATGTCACAGTACAAGACAAGAAGGTCTATGTTGCTGGTGGGAGCACTCCAGTTGATGATGCTCAACATcaagtatatgtctatgatACCAACACTGACCATTGGGATCAGTTACCTCCCTCAGGGCACTATTTGGGTGTTCCTCACATCATTGGTGGAAG GAGCAGACCAGGGGTGGTTACTCACCTGGAGCACGTTATTGTTGCTGGGGGAGGAAAGTATGTTAACAACACACCAGTAGTACAAGATGATATTGAAGTCCTCAACTGGGTCGTGAAGAATTCTCATTGGCAAAAAGTGTCCATTAATCTTCCTATTCCAATGGCTTACTTCACACCAATTATTACTGATGATCATTTACTCATAGTGGATTATGTTGATGCTGACTTCAAAGGTGACATTGGTGCCTACAAGATACCTGTTGATGGTATCACAAGATCAGGTGACCAACAACAAACCAGTGACACACCCACCAAATGGATTACAATGACTAATGCCACTCACTACAATACAGCCCTAGTCCCCAGCTCATCCCCACCAGTGGTAGTTGGTGGACAGGATCAAAGTGGTACAACACCAACATCAGATATTAAGATGTATGATGACACTAGCAAATCATGGATGAACATTGCATCATTATCATCAGCTAGAACTGAAGTAGCAATAGCAGCAGTCAACAACAATGCCATTATAGTCATTGGAGGATGTACTAAAGGAGGAAGTATGGCTAATGCTATGTCATCCAGTCTTACTACAGTGGAACTGGGACAAGCTCAACTAATACACTAA